The sequence TGGATCCTGAGTTTTGTTCAGTGACTTTAGGAGTGAATCTGGATCCTGAGTTTTGTTCAGTGACTGTAAGAATTAATCTGGATCCTGAGTTTTGTTCAGTGACTGTAGGAGTTCATCTGGATCCTGAGTTTTGttcagtgactgtaggattagatctggatcctgagttttgttcagtgactgtaggattaGATCTGGATCCTGAGTTTTGTTCAGTGACTGTAGGAATTATTCTGGATCCTGAGTTTTGttcagtgactgtaggattatatctggatcctgagttttgttcagtgactgtaggagttcatctggatcctgagttttgttcagtgactgtaggattatatctggatcctgagttttgttcagtgactgtaggattatatctggatcctgagttttgttcagtgactgtaggagttaatctggatcctgagttttgttcagtgactgtaggagttaatctggatcctgagttttgttcagtgactgtaggagttcatctggatcctgagttttgttcagtgactgtaggattatatcTGAATCCTGTGTTTTGttcagtgactgtaggattatatcTGGATCCTGAGTTTTGTTCAGTGACTGTAAGAGTTAATCTGAATCCTGAGTTTTCAGCACTTGCCTTTGTCCCGATAAAATAAGGATAGTACTTATGTTTTAAGAATCTGTCGGAACACGAAATACAGTACTTCGGTccatatttaacctgttagggctagggggcagtatttgaacggctggataatttttttttacccgatttaatctggttagtaatcctacccagtaactagaatatgcatatacttattatatatggatagaaaacactctaaagtttctaaaactgtttgaatggtgtctgtgagtataacagaactaatttggcaggcaaaacccggagacattttctgacaggaagtggatacctgatgtgttgtattacctttaaacctatgccattgaaaaacacaggggctgaggaatattttggcacttcctattgcttccactagatgtcaccagcctttacaaagtgttttgagtcttctggagggagatctgaccgaacaagagccatggaacgatgatggcccattagacacctggcgcgcgagttcatgttgggtaccctcgttccaatacggtataaaagagaatgcattcgtccaccttgaatattattcatgttctggttaaaaaaggccctaatgatttatgctatacaacgtttgacatgtttgaacgaacgtaaatatattttttcccctcgttcatgacgagaagtccggctggcttagatcatgtgctaacaagacggagatttttggacataaatgatgagcttttttgaacaaaactacattcgttatggacctgtgatacctggaagtgacatctaatgaagagaatcaaaggtaatggattatttacatagtattttcgattttagatctccccaacatgacgtctagtctgtatcgcaacgcgtatttttctgggcgcagtgctcagattattgcaaagtgtgatttcccagtaaggttatttttaaatctggcaagttgattgcgttcaagagatgtaaatctataattctttaaatgacaatataatattttaccaatgttttctaattttaattatttaatttgtggtactgacttgactgccggttattggagggaaacgatttcctcaacatcaatgccatagtaaaacgctgtttttggatataaatatgaacttgatagaactaaaaatgcatgcattgtctaacataatgtcctaggagtgtcatctgatggagattgtaaaaggttagtgcatcattttagctggttttatggttttggtgaccctgtctttgaattgacaaaacattacacacaactcttgtaaatgtactgtcctaacatactctaaatttatgctttcgccgtaaaacctttttgaaatcgtaaaacgtggttagattaaggagatgtttatctttcaaagggtgtaaaatagttgtatgtttgaaaaatttgaattttgacatttatttggattcaaatttgccgctcttgaaatgcacctgctgttgatggagtgcaccacggcaagcgtcccacctagcccatagaggttaaaccaaCTCAACATCTGTATTCTCCTATAGGTGAATAGAGAGTTGAAGAAGCTGCTGGTAGCCTCTGTAGGAGACGACCTGCAGTACCACTTTGAGCGTCTGGCCAGAGAGAAGAACCAGATGATCTTAGATAATGAGGCTCTGGGTCGCAGCCTGGCCTCCACAGCAGAACAGCTGGAACGCATGTCCATACAATGTGACGTCTGGAGGACCAAGTTCCTGgcgtccaggtgtgtgtgtgtgtgtgtgtgtgtgtgtgtgtgtgtgtgtgtgtgtgtgtgtgtgtgtgtgtgtgtgtgtgtgtgtgtgtgtgtgtgtgtgtgtgtgtgtgtgtgtgtgtgtgtgtgtgttataatctccacccggcacagccagaagaggactggccacccctcatagcctggttcctctctaggtttcttcctaggttttggcctttctagggagttgttcctagccaccgtgcttctacacttgcattacttgctgtttggggtttctgtacagcactttgagatatcagctgatgtaagaagggctttataaatacatttgatttgatttgatgtgtgtgtgtgtgtgtgtgtgtgtgtgtgtgtgtgtggtatctctTCAAGAGTGATGGCGGAGGAGCTGACCAATGCCAGGGTTTCTCTCCAGCACCAGACCAGAGAGGCTCAGAGCGCCATCACAGACCTGCTGAGTGAGAGAGACGAGTTCTCCAGAGACATGATGCTAACCCACAGGTACGACACTGATATATGAACCTGGTGCTCAGTTAAAACACACAGACGTGACGCTAACCCACAGGTACAACACTGATATATGAACCTGGTGCTCAGTTAAAACACACAGACGTGACGCTAACCCACAGGTACAACACTGATATATGAACCTGGTGCTCAGTTAAAACACACAGACGTGACGCTAACCCACAGGTACAACACTGATATATGAACCTGGTGCTCAGTTAAAACACACAGACGTGACGCTAACCCACAGGTACGACACTGATATATGAACCTGGTGCTCAGTTAAAACGCACAGACGTGATGTTAACCCACAGGTACAACACTGATATATGAACCTGGTGCTCAGTTAAAACACACAGACGTGACGCTAACCCACAGGTACAACACTGATATATGAACCTGGTGCTCAGTTAAAACACACAGACGTGACGCTAACCCACAGGTACAACACTGATATATGAACCTGGTGCTCAGTTAAAACACACAGACGTGACGCTAACCCACAGGTACAACACTGATATATGAACCTGGAGCTCAGTTAAAACACACAGATGTGACGCTAACCCACAGGTACAGTAGGACTTCTGTGCTTCACATAGGAACATAAAGTTGCTGAGATACACACTTTCATTACCAGCGATACAGAttatgtgtttgtgttttctctctcccagGTCTCTGGAGCAGCTGCTGGTCTCTCTCCAGTGGGGTCGACAGCAGACCTACTACCCAAGTGCCCAGCCACTCAGCACGGGAGAACTTTCCCTAGCCAATCACAAGCTGGCAGAAGCCATCAACTCCCGCCTGCTGGGTAAGGTAGGGCCTGTAGGGAGCAGCAGCGGAGCCGGGCTGAGGAAAGGAAGACAGGCCTCAGAGCTCCCTAACACCTCACACACGCCTGCTGAGAAGATGGCTGAGAAGGTAGGAAGTGGAGTCGGACCCCCAGCAGGACACTCGCACTGACCTCTACCCAGAAACCACCACctcactctttctgtctttctctccttcttcccatctctctctctctctctccccccctactCCCTTCTCAGGTGTTGAAGATCCTGGACCCTATTTCCTGTTCAGACAACGAGGAAAAAATCTCCCCCCTCTCAATCTCTGACTCCTCCCCCTCGGCCTTCCTGACCAATAAGAAGAGCATCGGCCGGTTCCACCCTTACACTCGCTATGAGAACATCACCTTCAACTGCTGCGAGCGCTGCAGCGGAGACATCCTGGTACTCTAGGGGATCAGAGGGCAGGGGTCATGACCTTTTAATCTGGACAGGTCAACGCAGACCGCTGTGAGGAACACCAGtcggctctctgtctctcagtcgaACTGTCTGGTTTCACAGCGGCCTCAGAACGGGACTTGACTGGAAGTACGGCAGAACAACCGCTGGTTTTAATTGGCTGATCTCTCAGTCCATCACCGTCTCATAACCCTTAGAACCTCCCACTGCATTGTGGGCTTCAGAACGTGAGCAGAGCAAGTGATTTAAACGAGGAAGTGAGTTCGGAAAATCTTAAAGTACTCATCTTAGAATCATTTGGGCTTCCCAAAAATAATATGGTCGAAATTATATAACACGCGTCAAAGTCATTCCACTGATGGCCGAGTGTCTGTGGGTCTCTGATCCTTCCCTGGACTTGACTGATGAATtgaggtcactaattagtaaggaactgccctcacctggttgtctaggttactaattagtaaggaactgccctcacctggttgtctaggttactaattagtaaggaactgccCTCACCTGTTTGTctaggttactaattagtaaggaactgccctcacctggttgtctaggttactaattagtaaggaactaccctcacctggttgtctaggttactaattagtaaggaactgccctcacctggttgtctaggtcactaattagtaaggaactgccctcacctggttgtctaggttactaattagtaaggagcttccctcacctggttgtctagggtactaattagtaaggaactgccctcacctggttgtctaggtcactaATTTGTAAGGAActtccctcacctggttgtctaggttactaattagtaaggaactgccctcacctggttgtctaggttactaattagtaaggaactcccctcacctggttgtctaggtcactaattagtaaggaactcccctcgcctggttgtctaggttactaattagtaaggaactgccctcgcctggttgtctaggttactaattagtaaggaactcccctcgcctggttgtc is a genomic window of Salmo salar unplaced genomic scaffold, Ssal_v3.1, whole genome shotgun sequence containing:
- the LOC106575890 gene encoding golgin-45, which encodes MSTAAVADRGSVHPVRGPGDGMETDEPPVAKEIGVVDTPLFSVPLLKVASPKQSPKTTHPSPASLQHSPHSTPQQSPRASPRDIASAPQLPGVLHLGKVPREACVVVEAVRIVVPRAAISRSGGHMGPAEEKGEAWAGQQMEERPPSPSLPLEDLRGAMEKLQNSERRLLQDKEGLLNQLHVQTEVNRELKKLLVASVGDDLQYHFERLAREKNQMILDNEALGRSLASTAEQLERMSIQCDVWRTKFLASRVMAEELTNARVSLQHQTREAQSAITDLLSERDEFSRDMMLTHRSLEQLLVSLQWGRQQTYYPSAQPLSTGELSLANHKLAEAINSRLLGKVGPVGSSSGAGLRKGRQASELPNTSHTPAEKMAEKVLKILDPISCSDNEEKISPLSISDSSPSAFLTNKKSIGRFHPYTRYENITFNCCERCSGDILVL